A region of the Sphingomonas sp. S2-65 genome:
AGACAAGCTGAAACAATCCGTTGCGACTAAGCTGAATGCCAGTAGTTACGGACCGAAACCACCGATTGAGCTAGAGGTCCCGAAGTCGCTTCGTGTTTCGGCAAAAAGCGCATCGATAATTGGTCCGAACTATTTCCGACCAGGTACTGTGCTATACCCAGAAGACAGGATATTATATCATTTTATTGCGCAGGTGGCCGCGCCTGTAGTCGAAGCAGCTATGGATCGAACACGGGTTTTCAGCCACAAACCTTTGTCCATCGCGGGAGCAGGTTTCGAGCAGGCTGCAACCCAGTGGGAGTCGCTGAAATCGAAATTCGAAAAATCTGTGAAAACGGGCAAATATACAATCGCGCTGAAGAGCGACGTTGCCCAGTACTTTACCAGCATAAATCAGCACGAATTAGTTAATCAGCTCGAACATCAAGGGCTCTCCCCTGAAATGGTCAAGTTTACCGAAAAGTTTTTGACGGGACTGACCCTTGATAGAAGCTCCAGGGGACTTCCGCAGGGGATATATGGGTCTGACCTGCTCGGAAACAGCTATCTTGCTGGTATAGACGAGTTTATCTCAGATCAGGGCTTCGTTCACTTTCGCTATGTTGACGACATTTACATTCTATTTCAAACGGCAGAAGACTTTAAGTCTTTCTTTCCTGAGTATGTAAAACGCCTTCGGGAATATGATTTAGCGCTGAACGAAAGCAAAACGTTTGCTACTGCGCCGGCTAAGCTTCTCCGTGAAGAGACCGAGCTAGATAAAGCTATTCAAGCAGCTAAAGAGGAGGCAGCCGAGAAGCTTACTGACTATGAAGTCACGGTAACTGAAAGCGGACCTTACGGCGACACCGTAGAAGACATCCTCGAACTGTCACCTGATGAAGAGGAGGTGGAGCTCGAAGCAACGAAAGCGGTGTTCGAAAAGCTAGACGACTTCAGTGGGGAAGAACGACACCGGGCTGAAAGCTTTTGCCTGAGCTTCTTTCGAAGAGCTAATGACCCTATTGCCATCCCCTATGTCGCGAAGCGGTGGGCGCGTAATCCAGATCGGGCTAGAGAATACGCGTTGTACCTCAATCGCTTTGCTCATGAAAAAAAGCACGCAAAGATCATCGATAAGATGATCTATAGCAGTGCTGAAACGATGATAGACTATCAATGGGCTTGGGCGGCATTTGTGATGCGAAGAATGGTTAGTGTATCGTCAGAGCTACTCACTGCCACTTTTGAACTGAGTAAGGATGCTTCTAAAAACGAAGTAGTGCGGTCTCTGTTGGTTTATCCTGTTTGCGCTCATGGGTCAGCGCCGCGAAAGAAGCACGTCCGAGACCATTACAGCACGAGCCCTCTGCTAGTTCAATTAGCCATCATCCATTGCGGCAGTCACTTCACTAGCGGTGAGCGGAGCGCGCTGATGGCCACGGCTCAAGGTCATGGAGAACTGCAAGCGATGATGTGCGATGCATTCAAAGCTGAGCAGAAGGCTGCCGCTTCTGCCTGAAGCCGTAGACTTCACGAAAGCGAGCGGAGCGCGACCGACCTCTCCCCAGGCGCTTAGAAGGACAGGCCAGAAATCATCTCATGGGCCTCTATTTTCAACCCTCTCGCCAACGG
Encoded here:
- a CDS encoding RNA-directed DNA polymerase — translated: MPGFGLDKPIVTKMVNDLDVAHVRQDQFSDFFILPQLDAIYAHCADKLKQSVATKLNASSYGPKPPIELEVPKSLRVSAKSASIIGPNYFRPGTVLYPEDRILYHFIAQVAAPVVEAAMDRTRVFSHKPLSIAGAGFEQAATQWESLKSKFEKSVKTGKYTIALKSDVAQYFTSINQHELVNQLEHQGLSPEMVKFTEKFLTGLTLDRSSRGLPQGIYGSDLLGNSYLAGIDEFISDQGFVHFRYVDDIYILFQTAEDFKSFFPEYVKRLREYDLALNESKTFATAPAKLLREETELDKAIQAAKEEAAEKLTDYEVTVTESGPYGDTVEDILELSPDEEEVELEATKAVFEKLDDFSGEERHRAESFCLSFFRRANDPIAIPYVAKRWARNPDRAREYALYLNRFAHEKKHAKIIDKMIYSSAETMIDYQWAWAAFVMRRMVSVSSELLTATFELSKDASKNEVVRSLLVYPVCAHGSAPRKKHVRDHYSTSPLLVQLAIIHCGSHFTSGERSALMATAQGHGELQAMMCDAFKAEQKAAASA